The DNA segment GAATAATAGTCTAAAAAACCTCGAAAGGTCAGAAACCTCCAACACTGGCGGGCATCACGCTTCACGGCTTCATCTGATCAATGCCCTATCGAAATCCGCCCCCGCCAGCAAATATCAAGCGGAACATCTCGCATGAAAACCCAACAAGATTCTTCGCGAATTTTCAACGTGTCGCGTGACACAAGGACCACAAAAAAGCTACTTTCATTATCCGTAAGAAAGTAGCTTTTTAAGAAATGGTCGGGCTAGCGGGATTAGAAATCGCATAATCTACTCTAAGTTAACGACTTACGAGTGTTACCGAAGCAACAACCTGCACAGAACGGCAAGTTACTGCACCCATTTTGGCAGGAAAATGGCAGGAATCCAATTTGGGTTACGCGGCAAACGTACATGGCAGTAAAGCTGCCTCGCTGCGTTCCGTTTTCAAGCAGATTGCTTAGATTCGAAGGTGTCAGCCCGTGATCGATCTAGGAGCCAAAGGCTAAAGCCCCTAGAATCCCCGGAAATCTCCAAGATTCCTAAATTTGCTACAATGTAAGCCATAAAACCCACCCTGGAAACGCCTCCCCTTCAGGCTTGGAACCCAAATTTAATTTCTACTGTTTTGCCGCCATCAGTTTTGCAGCGATTCCAAGAAAAACAAGACCAGCGATCTTGTTCATGATGGTTTGCGCCCGGCTCGATTTCTTGAACAGGTCGTTCAGAAGCCCTGACAAGGTGGCGATCGATCCAAATATTACGAGCGTCGCGACGATGAATAATCCGCCCAACGCGAGAATCTGGCTCGTTACGTTTCCTGCGGACGGGTCGGTGAATTGAGGCAGGAACGCCAAAAAGAATATCGAGACCTTGGGATTGGTAACATTCATGATGATGCCACGCCGATACAGATTCGCGTAGCTCGCCTGGACCTTCTGCTCTTCCCCAACTGCATCCGACGAAGCTCTAAACGCCTTCCAAGCTAAGTAGACCAAATAGGCGACGCCCAGATACTTGAGCAGGTTGAACGCTGCGACTGAGGACTGGAAGATAGCCGATACACCCAACGCGACCGCTACGCTATGCACGATGAGGCCAGTGCACAATCCCAGAGTCACAACGAAGCCCGACTTTCTTCCGTGCAACGCAGCTTGCGTCATGACGAAAAGATTGTCGGGACCGGGAGTGATCGCGAGCAACGCAGACGTCGCTAAAAACGTTAAAATCAGTTCAGTCGAAAGCATGATTTGGCCTCTGCTTAGCGGAGGAAGGTCGTTTTGCGAGGGGAATCCTGCGGTGTCTAGGATTTAAAAAAATCGAAGCCGGTTCCAACTCCCATTCGCAAATGCCTATGGGATGCAACCAGCCATACTCAAGCCGCACGACGCGATTCTCGTGCGACTTCCGAATGCGAGAGCCAAACAACGATTTTAACCGCCCTCTGCCGCGTCCTGTGGCACCTTTCCGCGCGTCCACTTGTTGAATACATCCATAACCGGCAGGGCGTTGCCCTCGTCGTCAAACATGCCGCGGCTGCCGATGCCGCCAGTGCTTCCAGGTCGAATATGGACCATGGGCTCCCACCAGAAAATGCCGGTTCCAAGACCGTTGGGAACGTTTAGCAAAATTTCGTGAACCGTCTCCAGATACTCTCGCTGACCTTCCGGTGTTTCAGGGAATGGACCAGGGTGTTCGGTATACTCGGTCGGACGCCAGCAATAGGCAGCTTCCACCACCATCACTTCCTTGCCATACTCGGTAGCCATGAAATTGAGCGTCTCACGCAGGTCGAGCGGTGATCCGTGCCACCAAGGATAGTACGATTGGCCGAGCACGTCGCAGTCAACCCCACGCGCGAAAAGGGCGTCGAAGAAACGCTTGGTCTTCGCCTTGTTGCCACTCGACTCGACTTGCACCATAATCTTCGGACGAGGCAAGTTCCCCCGGCCCGCATCCACGCCATTTATTCCTGCCTGGACGAGCTCCGCGAAGTTGTCCTCGTTTTCCGGCAACTTGCCATGTGGCCAGAGCATGCCGTTAGTGATTTCGTTTCCATTCTGTACCATGTCCGGCATTACACCGGCTTCGCGGAAGGCGACTATCGTATCACGCGTGTAAGTGAAAACGGCTTCGACTAATTCATCGTGAGTAAGGTCCTCCCACGCTTTCGGCAGAAACTGCTTCGAGGGGTCCGCCCATGTATCCGAATAATGG comes from the Pelagicoccus enzymogenes genome and includes:
- a CDS encoding LysE family translocator; its protein translation is MLSTELILTFLATSALLAITPGPDNLFVMTQAALHGRKSGFVVTLGLCTGLIVHSVAVALGVSAIFQSSVAAFNLLKYLGVAYLVYLAWKAFRASSDAVGEEQKVQASYANLYRRGIIMNVTNPKVSIFFLAFLPQFTDPSAGNVTSQILALGGLFIVATLVIFGSIATLSGLLNDLFKKSSRAQTIMNKIAGLVFLGIAAKLMAAKQ
- a CDS encoding glycoside hydrolase family 53 protein, which gives rise to MAALLAAPSSLFAAGASDYAIGADVSFLASAEERGTVFKDEGVAKPGLEILKDNGYNWIRLRLFHTPSNSERFPLPNDLEYTIELAKKAHDLGFKFLLNFHYSDTWADPSKQFLPKAWEDLTHDELVEAVFTYTRDTIVAFREAGVMPDMVQNGNEITNGMLWPHGKLPENEDNFAELVQAGINGVDAGRGNLPRPKIMVQVESSGNKAKTKRFFDALFARGVDCDVLGQSYYPWWHGSPLDLRETLNFMATEYGKEVMVVEAAYCWRPTEYTEHPGPFPETPEGQREYLETVHEILLNVPNGLGTGIFWWEPMVHIRPGSTGGIGSRGMFDDEGNALPVMDVFNKWTRGKVPQDAAEGG